From Sceloporus undulatus isolate JIND9_A2432 ecotype Alabama chromosome 6, SceUnd_v1.1, whole genome shotgun sequence, one genomic window encodes:
- the MSRB2 gene encoding methionine-R-sulfoxide reductase B2, mitochondrial — protein sequence MAAAAGLLRRLAPGLQGRAPPFCLLGPGALHRSGAWVGLWRGAKTDNSPADKNQASLTRYDESRITTDWQKKLTPEQFYVTREKGTELPFSGIHLTNTEPGMYHCVCCNAPLFSSEAKYDSGTGWPSFSEAYGTQGTDESDTNIMRRPDNASGLSRTEVICKQCDAHLGHVFSDGPKPSGQRFCINSVSLTFKPNSRQ from the exons atggctgctgctgctgggctcctGAGGAGACTGGCCCCTGGCCTGCAAGggcgggcgccgccattttgcctcCTTGGGCCGGGGGCCCTTCATCGTAGCGGGGCCTGGGTTGGCTTGTGGCGAGGGGCCAAAACCGACAACAGCCCGGCGG ataAGAATCAAGCTTCTTTGACAAGATATGATGAATCAAGAATTACTACTGATTGGCAGAAGAAATTGACTCCTGAGCAGTTTTATGTCACCAGAGAAAAAGGGACTGAACTG CCTTTTAGTGGAATTCATCTGACTAACACGGAGCCTGGGATGTACCACTGTGTGTGCTGCAATGCCCCACTATTCAG CTCAGAAGCAAAGTATGATTCTGGCACAGGGTGGCCCTCTTTTTCAGAAGCCTATGGAACACAAGGAACAGATGAAAGTGATACTAATATCATGAGGCGGCCTGATAATGCATCAGGATTGAGCCGGACAGAAGTCATTTGCAAACAG TGTGATGCCCATCTGGGCCATGTGTTCAGTGATGGTCCCAAGCCATCTGGGCAGCGGTTCTGCATCAACAGCGTTTCATTAACATTTAAACCGAATTCAAGACAGTGA